In one Nicotiana sylvestris chromosome 8, ASM39365v2, whole genome shotgun sequence genomic region, the following are encoded:
- the LOC138874877 gene encoding uncharacterized protein: MVEGSRQWHEKLSFALMGYRTTVRTSVGATPYLLVYGTEAVIPAEIEIPSLRIIAEPEIDDVEWVKTRLEQLSLIDEKRLPAVCHGQLYQQRMARAYTKKVRPWKFEVG, from the coding sequence atggtggaaggttctaggcagtggcatgaaaaactGTCGTTTGCATTgatgggttatcgcactactgtacgcacttcagtaggggctactccttatttgttggtgtatggcacggaggcagtaatacccgcagaaattgaaatcccatcccttcggattattGCTGAgccagaaattgatgacgttgaatgggtcaaaacccgcttggagcagttgagtctgattgatgaaaagagattgccggcagtatgtcatggccaattgtaccaacagagaatggcaagagcatataccAAGAAGGTACGTCCATGGAAGTTCGAAGTAGGTTAA